From one Amphiura filiformis chromosome 13, Afil_fr2py, whole genome shotgun sequence genomic stretch:
- the LOC140168499 gene encoding uncharacterized protein, with amino-acid sequence MSDPNRYHGDGYQTREYDSGQALCAAAKRGDVKLKIGDRLKMEMLKDTTFTSMLYSHWGVVSNVPECVFLGFSPGIVPNPSSSGSTSSRSSSSNPFQSLNSFSSSSHRPNSSNKPFRYISALYSLEELKIAEFPKKIKVDNSDDSFTKPLPETEIRKKIDGVMAVPDLMGPFDVVSNNCEHFVNCIRYGKKESRQVQATAAVAATGATVGAALAMCVII; translated from the exons ATGTCGGATCCGAATCGTTACCACGGCG ATGGGTATCAAACTAGAGAGTACGATAGTGGCCAAGCACTGTGTGCTGCTGCTAAGCGTGGTGACGTGAAACTCAAAATTGGTGACAGACTCAAGATGGAGATGCTGAAAGACACAACCTTCACGTCCATGTTGTATTCCCACTGGGGCGTCGTATCGAATGTACCTGAATGCGTTTTTCTTGGGTTCTCGCCAGGAATAGTCCCCAACCCGTCCTCTTCAGGTTCAACCTCTTCCAGATCGTCTTCATCTAATCCGTTTCAGTCCCTCAACTCATTCAGCTCCTCCAGCCATAGGCCTAACTCCTCTAATAAACCATTTCGCTACATTTCTGCTCTCTACTCCTTGGAAGAACTAAAGATCGCAGAGTTCCCAAAGAAGATCAAGGTTGACAATTCTGACGATTCTTTTACGAAGCCTTTACCAGAAACAGAAATACGTAAAAAAATTGACGGTGTAATGGCTGTGCCAGATTTGATGGGACCTTTTGACGTGGTATCTAACAATTGTGAACACTTTGTCAACTGCATTAGATATGGTAAAAAAGAAAGCCGGCAAGTACAGGCAACTGCTGCTGTAGCAGCAACGGGAGCAACTGTCGGTGCTGCTTTGGCTATGTGTGTGATTATATAG